The Sphingobium sp. BYY-5 genome contains a region encoding:
- a CDS encoding response regulator: MAKRVLVVEDNELNLKLFCDLLRAHGHDVLPLRDGRDVLAQARDFLPDLVITDIYLPHVSGYDLILSLKADDRLLSVPIMAVTAYAGKGDEERIRGAGADAYVSKPISVLRFIEQVNALL; encoded by the coding sequence GTGGCAAAGCGCGTGCTCGTTGTCGAGGACAACGAACTTAATCTCAAACTTTTTTGCGACCTGCTGCGCGCCCATGGGCATGACGTGCTGCCGCTGCGCGACGGGCGGGATGTGTTGGCCCAGGCGCGGGACTTCCTGCCTGACCTCGTCATCACCGACATCTATCTGCCCCATGTCAGTGGCTATGACCTCATCCTTTCCCTCAAGGCCGACGACCGGTTGTTGTCCGTGCCGATCATGGCGGTCACTGCCTATGCGGGGAAGGGGGATGAGGAACGGATCCGTGGTGCCGGCGCGGATGCCTATGTGTCGAAACCGATCTCGGTATTGCGCTTCATCGAACAGGTGAACGCATTGCTGTAA